From the Nitrobacter hamburgensis X14 genome, one window contains:
- a CDS encoding CoA transferase subunit A: MRTLSTEEAVAMIPRGASVMVGGFMGVGAPERLLDEVVRQQKSELSIISNDAATPGKGVGKLFDAALVLRLTATHIGLNPLVQQQMLANKLAVDLVPQGTFAERIRAGGCGLGGVLTPTGVGTLVAEGKRQIQVNETTFLLETALRAQFALVHAFLADYLGNLAYALTARNFNPIMAMAADTVIVTAENIVPVGVIAPDHVVTPAPLVDYLIANG; the protein is encoded by the coding sequence ATGCGGACCCTTTCCACCGAAGAGGCCGTTGCAATGATCCCGCGAGGGGCGAGTGTGATGGTTGGGGGCTTTATGGGCGTCGGGGCGCCGGAACGTCTGCTCGACGAAGTGGTTCGCCAGCAAAAATCCGAGCTTTCGATCATCAGCAACGACGCTGCAACACCCGGCAAAGGTGTCGGCAAGCTGTTCGACGCGGCACTCGTTTTGCGCCTCACAGCAACCCATATCGGTCTCAATCCACTTGTGCAGCAGCAGATGCTGGCCAACAAGCTTGCCGTCGATCTCGTTCCGCAAGGGACCTTCGCCGAGCGCATTCGTGCCGGCGGATGCGGTCTCGGAGGGGTTCTCACGCCGACAGGCGTCGGCACTTTGGTGGCTGAAGGCAAGCGCCAGATCCAGGTAAACGAGACCACGTTTCTGCTCGAGACCGCTCTACGCGCGCAATTCGCCCTGGTTCACGCATTTCTGGCAGATTACCTCGGTAACCTCGCCTACGCGCTGACAGCGCGCAACTTCAATCCGATCATGGCGATGGCAGCCGACACGGTCATCGTGACGGCGGAGAACATCGTTCCGGTAGGCGTGATCGCCCCGGACCATGTCGTAACTCCGGCGCCGCTGGTCGATT
- a CDS encoding helix-turn-helix domain-containing protein has protein sequence MFVRVTTDLAYRATSLGELGIASDSNQKVSLNEFTYKKGTEIYGEKEPAEYVYQVKAGAVRSYKLLSDGRRQIGAFHLVGDIFGLENGSEHRFTTEAIVSTTVRLIKRRSLEMMAESDPMVSRNLLSMTTDNLQHAENHMLLLGRKTSLERVAAFLIEMDRRLTAAGVIPLPMSRRDIADYLGLTLETVSRALSRLHELDVIGFVGSDQRQIVLVNRRQLARLDLQN, from the coding sequence ATGTTTGTCCGCGTTACCACCGATTTGGCATATCGCGCCACCTCGCTCGGCGAACTCGGAATAGCGAGTGATTCAAATCAAAAAGTAAGTTTAAACGAATTTACCTACAAGAAAGGTACTGAAATCTACGGGGAAAAGGAGCCTGCGGAGTACGTCTATCAGGTCAAGGCGGGCGCCGTGCGAAGCTACAAACTGCTTTCAGACGGCCGCCGCCAGATCGGCGCGTTCCACCTCGTCGGCGACATCTTCGGACTGGAAAACGGAAGCGAGCACCGGTTTACGACAGAGGCGATCGTGAGCACCACGGTTCGCTTGATCAAACGACGGAGCCTTGAGATGATGGCCGAGAGCGATCCTATGGTCTCGCGAAACCTGCTCAGCATGACGACGGACAATCTGCAGCATGCGGAAAATCACATGCTCCTGCTCGGTCGCAAAACTTCTCTGGAGCGGGTCGCAGCCTTCCTGATCGAGATGGACCGACGGCTCACGGCGGCCGGCGTCATACCACTGCCGATGTCGCGGCGCGATATTGCCGACTATTTAGGGCTGACACTGGAAACAGTGTCTCGCGCACTATCGCGGCTGCATGAACTCGACGTCATCGGATTCGTTGGCAGCGATCAGCGCCAGATCGTCCTTGTGAATCGACGGCAGCTCGCTAGACTCGATCTGCAGAACTGA
- a CDS encoding IS630 family transposase, whose product MRTGIFITLKPADRRHLKALARNRNTPHKHVWRAEIVLLSADGFGTHEIMRRTGKSKTCVWRWQERFMVAGYDGLLHDKTRPSRIPPLGSGIAERVVALTRTEPPAEATHWTSAMMAKVVDISASSVQRIWRAHGLQPHRVKQFKLSTDPRFVDKLRDVVGLYVDPPAHAVVLSVDEKSQIQALDRTQPGLPIKKGRAGTMTHDYKRHGTTTLFAALNVLDGTVIGRNMQRHRHQEFIRFLNAVEAQVPPRKQIHAIVDNYATHKHPKVRQWLARHPRWAFHFTPTSASWLNAVEGFFAKLTKRRLKRGIFRSVVDLQAAINRFVIEHNAEPKPFTWTADPNKIIRAVRRGHQVLDSIH is encoded by the coding sequence ATGCGAACCGGAATTTTCATCACCCTTAAGCCTGCCGACCGCCGCCATCTGAAGGCGCTGGCGCGGAATCGCAACACCCCACACAAGCATGTTTGGCGGGCCGAGATCGTACTGTTGAGCGCGGACGGTTTCGGCACCCATGAGATCATGCGCCGGACCGGCAAGTCGAAGACCTGTGTGTGGCGCTGGCAGGAACGCTTCATGGTGGCGGGTTATGACGGCCTCCTGCACGATAAGACACGCCCCTCGCGCATTCCGCCGCTGGGGTCGGGCATCGCTGAACGCGTCGTGGCGCTCACCCGGACCGAGCCGCCAGCAGAGGCGACCCACTGGACCTCGGCCATGATGGCGAAGGTCGTCGATATCAGCGCGAGTTCCGTTCAACGCATCTGGCGCGCCCATGGGCTGCAGCCGCACCGGGTGAAACAGTTCAAGCTCTCCACTGACCCGCGCTTCGTCGACAAATTGCGCGATGTCGTCGGCCTCTATGTCGATCCGCCCGCCCATGCCGTCGTTCTCTCGGTCGATGAAAAAAGCCAAATCCAGGCGCTCGACCGCACCCAGCCCGGCTTGCCAATAAAGAAGGGTCGCGCCGGGACGATGACCCACGACTACAAGCGTCATGGCACGACGACACTGTTTGCGGCCCTCAACGTCCTCGACGGCACCGTCATTGGCCGCAATATGCAGCGCCATCGGCACCAGGAGTTCATCCGCTTCCTCAACGCCGTCGAAGCGCAGGTGCCGCCGCGAAAGCAAATCCACGCTATCGTCGACAACTATGCAACCCACAAGCACCCGAAAGTGCGCCAGTGGTTGGCCCGGCATCCCCGCTGGGCCTTCCACTTCACGCCCACATCAGCATCCTGGCTCAACGCCGTCGAGGGCTTCTTCGCCAAACTCACAAAACGACGACTGAAACGCGGCATCTTCCGATCGGTCGTCGACCTGCAGGCTGCAATCAATCGCTTCGTAATCGAACATAACGCCGAACCGAAGCCCTTCACATGGACTGCCGATCCCAACAAAATTATCCGAGCCGTCAGACGCGGGCACCAAGTGTTAGATTCCATCCACTAG
- a CDS encoding response regulator transcription factor codes for MPGLVYIVDDDASFLTAVERRLKLAGYEVEKYSSAQTLLDRLQGSERPGCVLLDVRMPGLNGLELQSRLIKLHSILPVVFVTGHADIPTTVRAIRAGAEDLLIKPVPSEQLIGAIERALARHESVRSQRSRLDTVLALLAKLTPRERQVFDLIVRGRINKQVARELGTTERTVKAHRHEVMEKMRVHSLAELVSIAERLGLIDPNENTGS; via the coding sequence TTGCCTGGCCTTGTTTATATTGTGGACGACGATGCTTCGTTTCTGACAGCGGTTGAACGCCGTCTGAAACTTGCTGGCTATGAAGTCGAAAAATACTCGTCGGCTCAAACGCTGCTGGATCGTCTTCAGGGCTCGGAAAGACCGGGATGCGTCTTGCTCGACGTACGGATGCCTGGACTGAACGGGCTGGAATTGCAAAGCCGCCTCATCAAGCTCCATTCGATCTTGCCGGTCGTCTTCGTCACCGGCCATGCTGACATCCCAACGACCGTACGAGCCATCAGAGCAGGCGCCGAAGACCTCCTGATCAAACCGGTACCATCCGAACAACTGATCGGCGCGATTGAGCGCGCCCTGGCGCGCCATGAGTCAGTCCGCAGCCAACGGAGCAGGCTCGATACGGTTCTCGCTCTTCTTGCAAAATTGACGCCCCGCGAGCGACAGGTCTTCGATCTGATCGTGCGCGGGAGGATCAACAAGCAAGTTGCCAGAGAACTGGGAACGACCGAGCGCACCGTGAAGGCGCATCGTCATGAGGTGATGGAGAAGATGCGGGTGCACTCGCTCGCGGAACTGGTTTCGATCGCGGAACGGCTTGGCCTGATTGATCCCAACGAAAATACCGGTAGCTAA
- a CDS encoding response regulator yields the protein MTSVSSTVETSHGAMDLQRVLGMMMISKSKAIFIVDDNPSMLKGMKRLLRVHGFNVTLFDSSAALLGHADFDDAFCVILDIDLNNESGIDLHRQLAGRGVKLPVIFITGNDSDANRSAAIDSRCIAYLTKPFSARSLIESVKKARRASF from the coding sequence TTGACGAGCGTCTCCAGCACCGTTGAAACGAGCCATGGTGCGATGGACCTGCAGCGCGTTCTTGGAATGATGATGATATCCAAATCCAAGGCGATCTTTATAGTGGACGATAATCCGTCGATGCTCAAAGGCATGAAACGGTTGTTGAGAGTGCATGGTTTCAACGTAACACTGTTCGATTCCAGTGCCGCGCTGCTGGGTCATGCTGATTTCGACGACGCCTTTTGCGTTATCCTTGACATCGATCTGAATAATGAATCTGGCATAGACTTGCATCGTCAACTTGCCGGCAGAGGCGTCAAGCTGCCAGTCATCTTTATTACCGGCAACGATAGTGACGCGAACCGCTCGGCCGCAATCGACTCGAGGTGCATCGCGTACCTGACCAAGCCATTTTCGGCAAGGTCGCTGATCGAGTCAGTCAAAAAAGCGCGCAGAGCGTCATTCTAG
- a CDS encoding YoaK family protein: MSSLDVAASSPRRGDETVQISLLLAFAGGYLDAYTWIIHGVMANAQTANLVLLWVHGTVGEWEQAVRFVPPIAAFAAGVVIAAWMRRSIGDRATTISTLIEIVLLVAVGILHNRLPDLAGTLGISFVAAMQTAIFTRVEGVAYNSVMITGNLRQAIEGLVAVVSGQLSSLRRSGIFFALCVAFGIGAAVGAYATRGRPNLALSLPVGALLIVLFRREIRPNKECP; the protein is encoded by the coding sequence ATGAGTTCTCTGGATGTTGCTGCCAGTTCGCCGAGGCGCGGCGACGAAACGGTACAGATATCGCTGCTGCTCGCCTTCGCCGGCGGTTATCTCGACGCCTATACTTGGATTATCCACGGCGTGATGGCCAACGCGCAGACGGCCAACTTGGTCTTGCTCTGGGTTCACGGCACGGTTGGCGAATGGGAACAAGCCGTTCGTTTTGTTCCTCCGATTGCCGCATTCGCGGCGGGCGTTGTCATCGCGGCGTGGATGCGTCGCTCCATTGGAGATCGGGCCACTACGATCAGCACGCTCATCGAAATTGTGCTGCTGGTCGCGGTCGGTATCCTGCACAATCGGCTGCCGGATCTGGCGGGCACGCTCGGCATTTCATTCGTTGCCGCGATGCAAACGGCGATCTTCACCAGGGTCGAAGGGGTGGCATACAACTCGGTGATGATCACCGGCAACCTGCGCCAGGCGATTGAAGGGCTGGTTGCCGTGGTTTCCGGGCAACTCAGTTCGCTTCGCCGCTCCGGAATCTTCTTCGCACTGTGTGTCGCTTTTGGCATAGGGGCGGCCGTGGGCGCCTATGCAACGAGGGGCAGACCAAACCTCGCTCTTAGTCTGCCGGTGGGAGCCTTGCTGATCGTCTTGTTCCGCCGCGAGATACGTCCCAACAAGGAGTGCCCATGA
- a CDS encoding SulP family inorganic anion transporter — translation MKLRAFQRAGWTRIFPSLTWLAEYKSSWLRHDAIAGVTLAAYAIPVSLAYAGLAGLPPEVGIYGYLLGGLGYALIGSSRQLAVGPTSAISLMIAGSVGTLAGGDAIRFAQIASLSAFAVALLCLIAWLFKLSILVRLVSDSILVGFKAGAGLTIIMSQLPSLFGVAGGGHNFFDRAIHLAGQVGNINLLVLAIGVAAIVLLLLGERFLTGRPVGLTVLALSILMATLFGLPALGVPVTGNIPEGLPAFEVPTFGMLDFQELFPIAAGCLLLAYIEGVSAARSFAAKHGYSLDVRQEFLGLGVANLAVAFGHGYPVAGGLSQSAVNDTAGARTPLALLFCSLTLALCLLFFTELLTNLPRAVLAGIVITAVYKLVDVRALLRMWKVSRIDFYAAAIALVSVLLLGILQGVLLAALASIFLLLVRASQPNIAFLGRLPGSGRYSDSVRHEGVEPLVGIIAFRPEASLLYINAETILEAVLKALRKSSDVRLVACDLSASPYIDLAGARMLLDLYDELTSRHIAFCIAGAHAQLRELLRAEGLAEKMDSSDWLRTLDSVLGEDNASERSGLRNERPHGR, via the coding sequence ATGAAGTTGCGCGCGTTTCAGCGAGCGGGCTGGACACGGATTTTTCCGTCGTTGACGTGGCTTGCCGAATATAAATCATCCTGGTTGCGTCATGATGCGATCGCCGGAGTGACACTCGCCGCCTATGCGATCCCAGTGTCACTGGCCTATGCGGGCCTTGCGGGGTTGCCGCCCGAGGTCGGCATTTATGGTTATCTGCTTGGCGGCTTGGGTTATGCTCTCATTGGGTCATCCCGCCAGCTTGCCGTTGGTCCCACCTCCGCAATCTCGCTCATGATCGCTGGCAGCGTCGGGACGCTGGCAGGGGGGGACGCGATACGTTTCGCTCAGATCGCGAGTCTTTCGGCATTCGCTGTGGCGCTGCTTTGCCTGATCGCCTGGCTTTTCAAGCTGAGCATTCTTGTGCGTCTGGTTAGCGACAGCATTCTCGTCGGCTTCAAGGCGGGGGCTGGCCTTACAATTATAATGAGTCAGTTACCGAGCCTGTTCGGCGTAGCCGGTGGCGGTCACAACTTCTTTGACCGCGCAATTCACCTCGCAGGTCAGGTCGGCAACATCAATCTGCTCGTATTGGCAATTGGAGTTGCGGCGATCGTGCTCTTGCTCCTCGGCGAGCGATTCCTGACGGGCAGGCCTGTCGGACTTACGGTGTTGGCGTTGTCGATTCTCATGGCAACCTTGTTCGGACTTCCGGCACTGGGCGTACCTGTCACCGGGAATATACCGGAAGGATTGCCTGCCTTCGAGGTGCCCACTTTCGGAATGCTGGATTTCCAAGAGCTATTTCCGATAGCAGCCGGATGTCTGCTGCTGGCCTATATAGAAGGCGTCTCGGCGGCCCGGAGTTTTGCGGCGAAGCATGGATACAGCCTTGATGTTCGGCAAGAGTTTTTGGGGCTCGGGGTTGCCAACCTCGCAGTTGCATTTGGCCACGGGTATCCCGTCGCAGGCGGATTGTCGCAGTCCGCCGTCAATGATACGGCGGGAGCGCGCACGCCTCTGGCATTGCTGTTTTGCTCGCTTACCCTCGCGCTCTGCCTGCTTTTCTTTACGGAGTTGCTGACCAACCTTCCGCGGGCAGTGTTGGCTGGAATTGTCATTACTGCGGTTTACAAACTGGTCGACGTCCGCGCTCTCCTTCGCATGTGGAAAGTGAGCCGTATCGACTTCTATGCCGCGGCTATTGCCCTCGTGTCCGTGTTGCTGCTTGGGATCCTCCAGGGTGTGCTGCTTGCTGCCCTTGCATCCATCTTCCTGCTGCTTGTCCGAGCGTCGCAGCCCAACATAGCGTTTCTCGGACGGCTTCCTGGGTCGGGCCGCTATTCCGACAGCGTCAGGCACGAGGGCGTGGAGCCGCTGGTTGGTATTATTGCGTTCCGCCCTGAAGCCTCGTTGCTCTACATCAACGCCGAGACGATTCTGGAGGCCGTTTTGAAAGCGCTGCGAAAATCGTCTGACGTCAGGTTGGTTGCCTGCGATCTTTCGGCATCTCCCTACATCGATCTGGCTGGGGCACGGATGTTGCTCGATCTCTATGATGAGCTGACGTCGCGTCATATAGCGTTCTGCATTGCCGGCGCTCACGCGCAGTTGCGTGAGTTGCTACGGGCTGAAGGGCTGGCTGAGAAGATGGACAGCAGCGATTGGCTCCGCACGCTCGACAGCGTGCTGGGCGAGGACAATGCCAGCGAGCGATCTGGTCTCCGGAACGAACGGCCGCATGGACGGTGA
- the ppk2 gene encoding polyphosphate kinase 2, giving the protein MSTDADTPRMKRKAYEKELGKLQVELCYLQEWVKANKLRIIVLFEGRDAAGKGGTIKAITEKVSPRVFRVAALPAPSDREKTQLFLQRYMQYFPAAGEIVIFDRSWYNRAGVEYVMGFCTPAEHKRFLSLCPQMEKYIIEGGIILIKLWLEVGMGEQERRFKARIDDPLRQWKLSPMDTESYRRWYDYSEARDLMLKATSTKDSPWYIVRSDDKRRARLNCIAHLLKLIPHKRMHRDKIKLPKRSTKERFDDQAGLRGMTFVTERY; this is encoded by the coding sequence ATGTCAACCGACGCGGACACGCCACGGATGAAGCGGAAGGCCTATGAGAAGGAGCTGGGAAAGCTCCAGGTCGAGCTTTGCTACCTCCAGGAATGGGTGAAGGCGAACAAGCTTCGGATCATCGTCCTGTTCGAGGGCCGGGATGCCGCCGGCAAGGGCGGCACGATCAAGGCGATTACGGAGAAGGTCAGTCCGCGCGTGTTTCGCGTCGCCGCCTTGCCAGCTCCGTCCGATCGCGAGAAAACGCAGTTATTCCTTCAACGCTACATGCAGTATTTTCCGGCTGCAGGTGAAATCGTGATCTTCGACCGGAGTTGGTACAACCGCGCCGGCGTAGAGTATGTGATGGGCTTCTGTACGCCGGCCGAGCACAAACGATTCCTTTCCCTCTGTCCCCAGATGGAAAAATATATCATCGAAGGGGGCATCATCCTGATCAAACTCTGGCTTGAGGTCGGAATGGGCGAACAGGAGCGTCGCTTCAAGGCGAGAATCGACGATCCGCTGCGGCAATGGAAGTTAAGTCCGATGGATACGGAATCCTACCGACGATGGTACGACTATTCGGAGGCGCGAGACCTGATGCTGAAGGCGACAAGCACGAAGGACTCGCCATGGTACATCGTTCGCTCCGACGATAAGCGCCGAGCACGGCTGAACTGCATCGCGCATCTGCTAAAGTTGATTCCGCATAAACGCATGCATCGGGATAAGATCAAGCTGCCAAAGCGTTCCACGAAGGAACGCTTTGACGACCAGGCGGGCCTGCGTGGGATGACGTTCGTGACGGAACGTTACTGA
- a CDS encoding DUF2092 domain-containing protein: MGAVVIAFTGDTARADDAAKFLKAMTDYTAAQKSISATFDSDIEVITPELEKIQFTSSGKLQLTRPDKLKISRTGGYADVQMVYDGKTVSIYGNNAKAYAQADLAGTIDQLVDLIQAKSGAAMPGTDLLLSHAYDELMSNVILGSHIGQGVVDGVECEHLAFRGIDSDWQIWIESGARPIPRKYVITSKTVAGAPQYTLRIKNWTTDENTDADTFVFKPPAGVTKVDLDSGAMAEFDELPPGAPSGAKK, encoded by the coding sequence TTGGGCGCGGTCGTCATCGCATTCACCGGGGATACGGCGCGGGCGGACGATGCAGCAAAGTTTCTCAAGGCGATGACCGACTACACCGCCGCGCAGAAATCGATTTCAGCGACTTTCGACAGCGATATCGAGGTCATCACACCCGAGCTGGAAAAAATCCAGTTTACGAGCTCTGGAAAACTACAGCTCACGCGGCCGGACAAGTTGAAGATCAGTCGGACCGGCGGCTATGCCGACGTTCAGATGGTTTACGACGGCAAGACGGTTTCGATTTACGGTAACAATGCGAAGGCTTATGCGCAGGCTGATCTCGCCGGCACGATCGATCAATTGGTTGATCTGATTCAGGCAAAATCCGGCGCGGCAATGCCGGGCACGGATTTGCTCCTCTCCCATGCCTATGACGAGTTGATGTCTAACGTCATCCTGGGCAGCCATATCGGGCAGGGGGTGGTCGATGGCGTTGAATGCGAGCACCTGGCGTTCCGTGGGATCGATAGCGACTGGCAGATCTGGATCGAGAGCGGCGCGCGGCCGATACCTCGAAAATACGTGATCACCAGCAAGACGGTGGCCGGCGCGCCGCAATATACACTCAGGATCAAGAACTGGACGACGGATGAAAATACGGATGCGGATACCTTCGTGTTCAAGCCACCCGCCGGCGTGACCAAGGTCGATCTGGATTCCGGCGCCATGGCAGAATTCGACGAGCTTCCCCCTGGTGCACCGTCAGGAGCAAAAAAATGA
- a CDS encoding sensor histidine kinase produces the protein MVATNPSWMGLVTRLCVCLLVWASIPSEFARGAQSREIKRVLILHSFGRDFRPWGLYAKAIRENLERLSPWRIDIQDHSLVSARSGDENPESPFIAYLNALYSEHPPDIVIAIGAPASNFVQHNRQRLFTQIPLILTAVEQRRIQLSNLPDNDTIIAVSHDFRLSFETILRVLPGTERIVVVNGTSPNEKFWLGELRKDAASLEKKVEFIWPDDISFQDFLKKSETLPPNTAIFWHLMNVDATGISYEGNTALRQLHGVSNAPMFSYDDGFFGNEIVGGPMYSVLEISRLTAAVAVRILSGQKPRDIRPAAIKYANPKFDWREMQRWGISESNLPPGSEVLFREPRIWGVYRWQLLLIAAVILVQGALIGGLLHERRRRRLAEAESRQRLTELAHINRNSAVGELTTSIAHELNQPLGSILTNTETAEIMLKSSSPNLDEMKEILADIRRDDQRASEVIRRLRSVLKKTPFEMTYIDLNETVRQVIGFIATVSRGRDIALKYSTCSADLNVMGDVVHLQQVFLNLIINAMDAISEAEAREREVSVTTNRSGASAEIRISDTGPGIAITDLKYVFDPFFTRKPQGMGMGLAIVRSIVEAHHGQISAANQASGGALFTIRLPIARDRSASA, from the coding sequence ATGGTAGCGACTAACCCATCCTGGATGGGTCTCGTTACTCGTCTATGCGTCTGCCTGCTGGTCTGGGCGAGCATCCCGTCCGAGTTTGCACGCGGTGCTCAAAGTCGCGAGATCAAGCGAGTGTTGATCCTGCATTCCTTTGGACGGGATTTCAGACCATGGGGACTATATGCCAAAGCCATTCGGGAGAATCTGGAACGGTTGTCGCCGTGGCGGATCGATATTCAGGACCACTCGTTAGTTTCCGCACGTTCCGGCGATGAAAATCCTGAGTCGCCGTTTATTGCCTACCTGAATGCGCTTTATTCCGAGCACCCTCCGGATATCGTCATTGCCATCGGCGCCCCTGCCTCGAATTTTGTTCAGCATAACCGCCAACGTTTGTTCACTCAAATTCCCCTGATACTGACGGCTGTCGAGCAGCGTCGTATCCAGCTCTCGAATTTGCCGGATAACGACACCATTATTGCTGTTTCTCACGATTTTCGTCTTTCTTTCGAGACGATCCTTCGTGTTCTTCCCGGCACGGAGCGCATTGTCGTCGTGAACGGAACGTCGCCCAACGAGAAATTCTGGCTCGGCGAGCTCCGCAAGGACGCGGCATCTCTCGAGAAGAAGGTTGAGTTCATCTGGCCCGATGATATTTCGTTCCAGGATTTTTTGAAGAAAAGCGAAACGCTGCCGCCCAACACGGCCATCTTCTGGCATCTGATGAACGTCGACGCAACGGGGATTTCTTACGAGGGCAATACCGCGCTTCGGCAACTCCACGGAGTGTCCAATGCTCCGATGTTTTCTTACGACGATGGCTTTTTTGGCAATGAGATCGTTGGCGGGCCGATGTATTCCGTTCTCGAAATTAGCAGGCTTACGGCTGCCGTGGCGGTTCGTATCCTTAGCGGACAAAAACCTCGCGATATAAGGCCCGCCGCGATCAAATATGCCAATCCCAAGTTCGATTGGCGGGAAATGCAGCGCTGGGGCATCAGCGAGAGTAACCTGCCTCCGGGAAGCGAAGTCCTGTTTCGCGAGCCCCGCATCTGGGGAGTATATCGTTGGCAGTTGTTGTTGATTGCGGCTGTAATCCTGGTCCAGGGAGCGTTGATCGGCGGACTGCTGCATGAGCGTCGTCGCCGTCGTCTTGCCGAAGCCGAATCGCGCCAACGCCTGACCGAGCTTGCGCATATCAACCGTAATTCGGCGGTCGGCGAACTGACGACTTCTATCGCGCATGAGCTGAACCAGCCGCTGGGCTCAATTCTTACCAACACCGAAACAGCCGAGATCATGTTGAAGAGCTCTTCACCGAATCTCGATGAAATGAAGGAAATTCTCGCTGACATCAGGCGTGACGATCAGCGCGCCAGCGAAGTGATACGTCGGCTACGCAGCGTGCTGAAGAAAACACCATTTGAAATGACATATATCGACTTGAACGAAACGGTGCGACAAGTGATCGGGTTTATCGCAACCGTAAGTCGCGGTCGCGATATCGCATTGAAGTACAGCACGTGCTCGGCCGACCTGAACGTCATGGGAGATGTTGTTCATCTGCAACAAGTCTTTCTGAATTTGATTATCAACGCGATGGACGCGATATCCGAAGCGGAGGCAAGGGAGCGGGAAGTCAGCGTTACCACGAACCGTTCGGGCGCCAGCGCGGAAATCAGGATTAGCGACACTGGCCCGGGTATCGCGATCACCGATCTCAAGTACGTTTTCGATCCGTTTTTCACGAGAAAACCGCAGGGCATGGGCATGGGGCTTGCGATCGTCCGCTCCATCGTCGAAGCGCACCACGGACAGATTTCTGCAGCAAATCAGGCATCCGGCGGCGCGCTTTTCACGATCAGGCTTCCGATTGCCCGCGATCGATCTGCTTCGGCCTGA